In Archangium violaceum, the following are encoded in one genomic region:
- the ligD gene encoding DNA ligase D, which translates to MRTYREKRDFTSTSEPAPEVPAPRGGSGPVFVVHKHDATRLHYDLRLEIDGVLVSWAIPKGPSYDPADKRLAVQTEDHPLAYATFEGRIPEGSYGAGDSILWDSGTFDTVPPGQASEQLARGRLHVALHGQKLEGEWHLIRTRPSGKKAQWLCFKAKDGTERAGYDVAAERPESVKSGQRATRGPTRRTRSAATAKSARKKSARKASPSRRATRVRTPEALLERVGSPMLATLAQVDATEGADWRFEVKYDGFRALAGLQGGRVALQSRGANDLSLRFPAIARALETLGEHETVVDGEIVALDAHGRSRFQLLGQGAEERFVIFDLLWLDGEDLRALPLEERRERLERLLARVKPPLALAERVEGSASEALAEARRNEWEGVMAKRVGSPYTPGRSATWLKLKVQANQEVAIVGFTPMANERPELGSLLVAVREGEGWHYAGKVGTGYSAKVRRELLSRLSRDVVKKSPVEDAPFVRDALRNEEARWVKPRYVAQVAFTEWTEDGRLRHPSFQGLRSDKRPEECVRERPRSAPVRDSGRKAASSRGPHRRTGTKVRRGAAAAGRTSVARKEQEATTTTRQGRTPLVALTHGERVLFPEPGFTKADVFAYFRDVAPLMVPALAGRPLALQQWPRGVDEPGFFRQGVKGTPDWLTTACIHHHEAKDLPHVVVDRPESLLWLANQSALTLHIWSSRVGHLEEPDWVFFDLDPGNGTFDDLIQLATSLRRHLEGLELTSVPKTSGKRGLHVLVPLAPGHTYEQVWEFAHSTFEALAREHPELATTARAKRERQGRLYLDADQNAWGKTLVAPYSLRALPHAPVSTPLKWSEVTRRLDPTRFTLGTVRRRLDKVGDLFAPALAGGQKLPPSSLKRRR; encoded by the coding sequence TTGCGTACCTACCGTGAGAAGCGTGACTTCACCAGCACTTCCGAGCCCGCGCCGGAAGTCCCGGCGCCGCGTGGAGGGAGTGGACCCGTCTTCGTGGTGCACAAGCACGACGCCACGCGGCTGCATTACGACCTGCGGCTGGAGATAGACGGGGTGCTGGTGAGCTGGGCCATTCCCAAGGGCCCCAGCTATGACCCCGCGGACAAGCGGCTGGCGGTGCAGACCGAGGACCACCCGCTGGCCTACGCCACCTTCGAGGGCCGCATCCCCGAGGGCAGCTATGGGGCGGGCGATTCGATTCTCTGGGACTCGGGCACCTTCGACACGGTGCCGCCGGGCCAGGCCTCCGAGCAGCTCGCTCGGGGGAGGCTGCACGTGGCGCTGCACGGACAGAAGCTCGAGGGGGAGTGGCACCTCATCCGCACGCGTCCCAGTGGGAAGAAGGCGCAGTGGTTGTGCTTCAAAGCAAAGGACGGCACCGAGCGGGCCGGCTACGACGTCGCGGCGGAGCGCCCCGAGTCCGTGAAGTCCGGACAGCGCGCCACCCGCGGGCCCACGCGCCGCACCCGGAGCGCCGCCACCGCGAAGTCGGCGCGAAAGAAGTCCGCGCGAAAAGCGAGTCCCTCGCGCCGGGCCACGCGCGTCCGCACGCCCGAGGCGCTGCTGGAGCGGGTGGGCTCGCCCATGCTGGCGACGCTGGCCCAGGTGGACGCCACCGAGGGGGCCGACTGGCGCTTCGAGGTGAAGTACGACGGCTTCCGCGCGCTCGCCGGGCTCCAGGGAGGCCGGGTCGCGCTTCAGTCGCGCGGCGCGAATGACCTGTCCCTCCGCTTCCCGGCCATCGCCCGGGCGCTCGAGACGCTCGGCGAGCACGAGACGGTGGTGGATGGGGAGATCGTGGCCCTGGACGCGCACGGCCGCTCGCGCTTCCAGCTGCTCGGCCAGGGCGCCGAGGAGCGCTTCGTCATCTTCGACCTGCTGTGGCTCGACGGGGAAGACCTGCGTGCCCTGCCACTGGAGGAGCGCCGCGAGCGACTCGAGCGGCTCCTCGCGCGGGTGAAGCCACCGCTGGCGCTCGCCGAGCGGGTGGAGGGCAGCGCGAGCGAGGCGCTGGCGGAGGCGAGGCGCAACGAATGGGAAGGCGTCATGGCCAAGCGCGTGGGCAGCCCCTACACGCCGGGCCGGAGCGCCACGTGGCTCAAGCTGAAGGTGCAGGCCAACCAGGAGGTGGCCATCGTGGGCTTCACGCCCATGGCCAACGAGCGGCCGGAGCTCGGCTCGCTGCTGGTGGCGGTGCGCGAGGGCGAGGGCTGGCACTACGCGGGCAAGGTGGGCACGGGCTACAGCGCGAAGGTGCGGCGCGAGCTGCTCTCGCGTCTGTCGCGCGACGTGGTGAAGAAGTCGCCGGTGGAGGACGCTCCCTTCGTTCGGGACGCCCTGCGCAACGAGGAGGCGCGCTGGGTGAAGCCCCGCTACGTGGCCCAGGTGGCCTTCACCGAGTGGACCGAGGACGGCCGTCTGCGCCATCCCTCCTTCCAGGGTCTACGCAGTGACAAGCGCCCCGAGGAGTGCGTGCGGGAGCGGCCGCGCAGTGCCCCGGTGCGTGACTCGGGGCGGAAGGCGGCCAGCTCGCGAGGCCCCCACCGGCGGACCGGGACCAAGGTGCGCCGGGGCGCGGCGGCCGCGGGCAGGACCTCCGTGGCTCGCAAGGAGCAGGAGGCCACCACCACCACCAGGCAGGGCCGTACGCCGCTGGTGGCGCTCACCCATGGCGAGCGGGTGCTCTTCCCCGAGCCGGGCTTCACCAAGGCGGACGTGTTCGCCTACTTCCGGGACGTGGCGCCCCTGATGGTGCCGGCGCTCGCCGGACGGCCGCTCGCGCTGCAGCAGTGGCCGCGAGGGGTGGACGAGCCGGGCTTCTTCCGCCAGGGCGTGAAGGGCACGCCGGACTGGCTCACCACCGCGTGCATCCACCACCACGAGGCGAAAGACCTGCCCCACGTGGTGGTGGACCGGCCCGAGTCGCTGCTGTGGCTCGCCAACCAGTCCGCGCTCACCCTGCACATCTGGTCGAGCCGGGTCGGGCACCTGGAGGAGCCGGATTGGGTGTTCTTCGATCTGGACCCGGGCAATGGGACCTTCGATGACCTCATCCAGCTGGCCACCTCGTTGCGGCGCCACCTGGAGGGGTTGGAGCTGACGAGCGTGCCCAAGACGTCCGGCAAGCGGGGCCTGCACGTGCTGGTGCCGCTCGCTCCCGGCCACACCTACGAGCAGGTCTGGGAGTTCGCCCACTCGACATTCGAGGCGCTCGCCCGGGAGCACCCGGAGCTGGCCACCACCGCGCGGGCCAAGCGTGAGCGGCAGGGGCGGCTGTACCTGGACGCGGACCAGAACGCCTGGGGCAAGACGCTCGTGGCGCCGTACTCCCTGCGCGCCCTGCCGCACGCTCCGGTGTCCACGCCCTTGAAGTGGTCCGAGGTGACGCGGCGGTTGGATCCCACACGCTTCACCCTCGGTACGGTGCGCCGACGCCTGGACAAGGTGGGGGACCTGTTCGCCCCGGCCCTGGCCGGCGGGCAGAAGCTGCCCCCTTCTTCCCTGAAGCGTCGGCGGTAG
- a CDS encoding sigma 54-interacting transcriptional regulator: protein MNEGQLDDVITLTRQKPSAGAQSRRRVPALTIVSHPDMRRVGERLLLGELLTGGEVHLSRMAPEFARPGGGAGGPLGDRGLSRKPLRFVSAGEGRLRLLVDEGGTQVVAGEPIRGGREFGPEELTPGVPLELAERVVLLLHLMEPEMDEPSTDPLGMVGESTSTRRVRAHIEQIADLEVPVLIRGETGTGKELVARAIHERSKRRGERFISVNLGAIPKELAAAELFGAHKGAYTGATREREGFFRAAQGGTLFLDEVGEAPPEVQVMLLRVLETGEMYPVGGHTPVTTDVRLVAATDANLEARILEGRFKAPLLHRLTGYDIRVPPLRERREDIGLLVLHFAREELEAIGESWRLNPTDSSAEPWLPASLAARLVRYSWPGNIRQLRNLVRQLIITSRGQPHLRVDPRLERELGSVTPLPAGRALSTQETPAPRTPPAPRRKPSDISEQELLAALRANSWDLKPTADQLGIPRSSIYDLIDRSKHIRTAGDLSTEEITRCHQECQGNLEAMVQRLEVSRQALRRRIKELGLET from the coding sequence ATGAATGAAGGTCAGCTGGATGACGTGATCACACTCACCCGGCAGAAACCCAGCGCAGGCGCTCAGTCCCGTCGCCGCGTTCCAGCCCTTACCATTGTCTCGCACCCCGACATGCGGCGGGTGGGTGAACGGCTCCTGCTGGGCGAGCTGCTCACCGGCGGGGAGGTGCACCTGTCGCGGATGGCGCCGGAGTTCGCGCGGCCCGGTGGCGGCGCGGGAGGGCCCCTCGGCGATCGCGGCCTGAGCAGGAAGCCGCTGCGCTTCGTGTCCGCCGGAGAGGGGCGGCTGCGGCTGCTCGTCGACGAGGGGGGCACCCAGGTGGTGGCGGGTGAGCCGATCCGGGGAGGCCGGGAGTTCGGACCCGAGGAGCTGACCCCGGGCGTCCCGCTCGAGCTCGCCGAGCGCGTGGTGCTCCTGCTGCACCTGATGGAGCCCGAGATGGACGAGCCCTCCACGGATCCGCTGGGCATGGTGGGTGAGAGCACGAGTACCCGGCGCGTGCGCGCACACATCGAGCAGATCGCCGACCTGGAAGTACCGGTGCTCATCCGGGGCGAGACGGGAACGGGCAAGGAGCTGGTGGCCCGGGCCATCCACGAGCGGAGCAAGCGCCGTGGCGAGCGGTTCATCAGCGTGAACCTGGGCGCCATCCCCAAGGAGCTGGCCGCCGCGGAGCTCTTCGGCGCGCACAAGGGCGCCTATACGGGCGCCACGAGGGAGCGCGAGGGCTTCTTCCGCGCCGCCCAGGGGGGAACCCTGTTCCTCGACGAGGTGGGCGAGGCTCCCCCCGAGGTCCAGGTGATGCTGCTGCGCGTGCTGGAGACGGGCGAGATGTACCCGGTGGGCGGGCACACCCCCGTCACCACGGACGTGCGCCTGGTGGCGGCGACGGATGCCAACCTGGAGGCGCGCATCCTCGAGGGACGCTTCAAGGCCCCGCTGCTGCACCGGCTGACCGGCTATGACATCCGCGTGCCGCCACTGCGCGAGCGCCGCGAGGACATCGGCCTGCTCGTCCTCCACTTCGCCCGCGAGGAGCTCGAGGCGATCGGCGAGTCCTGGCGTCTGAACCCCACCGACTCCTCCGCCGAGCCGTGGCTGCCGGCCTCGCTGGCGGCCCGCCTCGTCCGCTACTCCTGGCCCGGCAACATCCGCCAGCTGCGCAACCTGGTCCGGCAGCTGATCATCACCAGCCGGGGCCAGCCGCACCTGCGGGTGGATCCCCGGCTCGAGCGCGAGCTGGGCTCCGTCACGCCCCTGCCCGCGGGACGCGCCCTCTCCACCCAGGAAACGCCGGCGCCCAGGACGCCCCCCGCGCCCCGCCGCAAGCCCTCGGACATCTCCGAGCAGGAGCTCCTCGCCGCACTGCGGGCGAACTCGTGGGATCTCAAACCCACGGCGGATCAGCTCGGCATCCCCCGCTCCTCCATCTATGACCTGATCGACCGCAGCAAGCACATCCGCACCGCGGGAGACCTGAGCACGGAGGAGATCACCCGCTGCCACCAGGAGTGCCAGGGCAACCTGGAGGCCATGGTGCAACGCCTGGAGGTCTCCAGGCAGGCCCTGCGCCGCCGCATCAAGGAGCTGGGGCTCGAGACCTGA
- a CDS encoding serine/threonine-protein kinase — protein sequence MFDGYDSELRMAVAEGLLSKEEASVLRAEALLQARSPLELLMERGRLSADTLASLRREILTRETDRYRDGGNPEEDSTLELPSRQHTLEEAPGFPVVQWDRYQPVRLLGQGGMGRVFLAHDSQLRRDVALKFVRDDDPEHMRRFLSEARAQARVHHERVCQVYEVGEVQGRAYIAMQYIDGQTLNKIGPRLPLEQKVLVMREVAEGVHAAHRAGLVHRDIKPSNIMVVRTGDGVLMPYVMDFGLARDCKEGVTATGSVLGTPHYMAPEQARGEVGRLDRRADVYSLGATFYHLLTGVLPIPGSNSLEVLSNIAAQEPRPPRSLNPDLPADLEAIILKCMEKDRSARYDSARALAEDLDRFLNGEPVLARPTGLWYRLRKKARKHRAFVAMAAGALALVLLALGGAGLRLRQAERRAALELRSTELVAEIDALAGRPYLLPLHDTSADRERIRTWMRQLDAELLETEDADKGPVHYALGMGHHALGDEAKALAQLESAWQRGYQTPRVAFALAEVMGRMYQVLLLEVERSYQQQRKREDPGDTSAGQRREARKKDLVRRYREPARAYLEKSEGAPVPPSYVAALGSFLEDRPDDALVRLDTLGEKELEFYAAPRLRGDILLARALQRWNQGEPEKARADFDASRQAYTRAADIGRSDPAVHHAMAQLESSVMDTELYGQGNVEPSFERGLQAVARVLQSAPDHYEARVLQARFHRRLAEFRATQGKDVGEPARNALEAARAAQKLAPDRPEAWMEMGRGYWRLGRERQSHNEDPREQLGKAVESLDNIASKDQSYEFHVLRGLIFKTWSEYEAQNGRDSLPMLDKAIASYRGAIQMDESQMLGRLDLINAYLLRASRSNGPEPAGDLEQARVALVTARALNPRHVVLHDYEGRYHVQLAGSSRARGGDARPEWEKALEVYQRGLAINAGSVSLLNGKGVVLVELAQEAWEHGEEPAPWLEQAQATCEEAIRVAPRKFSAYNNLGWVNARRARYSVFRGEDPAPAVRAAERAYLQAIDSAPEHPLPRTNLGKVFHTLAAFELGQGRDPGKSLARASESFLQALQRNPRDAETLLGLAEVRATRLLWMARRGQARAEDFEQVAADFQSALEAEPGNQDVRLAFGRFYREWASWRKETGLEPLPSLERGLALAEGLVKERPQWADALLLRASLGLMRAEVTASSEPRWLEQARKDLDEALAANHNLERESQRHLSRLRQLLASPR from the coding sequence GTGTTCGATGGGTATGACTCGGAACTGCGCATGGCCGTTGCCGAGGGACTCCTCTCCAAGGAGGAGGCCAGTGTCTTGCGCGCGGAGGCTCTCCTCCAGGCACGGAGTCCCCTGGAGCTGCTCATGGAGCGGGGGCGGCTCTCCGCGGACACGCTCGCCTCGCTGCGCAGGGAGATCCTCACCCGGGAGACGGACCGGTACAGGGACGGCGGAAATCCGGAGGAGGACTCCACGCTGGAGCTGCCCTCGCGGCAGCACACCCTCGAGGAGGCCCCGGGCTTTCCGGTGGTCCAGTGGGACCGCTACCAGCCCGTGAGGTTGCTCGGCCAGGGCGGCATGGGGCGGGTGTTCCTCGCCCATGACTCGCAGCTGCGCCGCGACGTGGCCCTCAAGTTCGTCCGGGATGACGACCCCGAGCACATGCGCCGCTTCCTCTCCGAGGCCCGGGCACAGGCCCGCGTGCACCACGAGCGCGTGTGCCAGGTGTACGAGGTCGGCGAGGTCCAGGGCCGGGCCTACATCGCGATGCAGTACATCGACGGGCAGACGCTGAACAAGATCGGCCCGAGGCTCCCCCTGGAGCAGAAGGTGCTGGTGATGCGGGAGGTGGCCGAGGGCGTGCACGCGGCCCATCGCGCCGGCCTCGTCCACCGGGACATCAAGCCCTCCAACATCATGGTGGTGCGCACCGGGGACGGAGTCCTCATGCCCTACGTGATGGACTTCGGGCTGGCGCGCGACTGCAAGGAGGGCGTGACGGCCACGGGCTCGGTGCTGGGCACGCCGCACTACATGGCGCCCGAGCAGGCCCGGGGCGAGGTGGGCCGGTTGGATCGCCGGGCGGACGTCTACAGCCTGGGCGCCACGTTCTACCACCTGCTCACCGGCGTGCTTCCCATCCCCGGGAGCAACAGCCTGGAGGTGTTGAGCAACATCGCCGCCCAGGAGCCGCGCCCGCCGCGCTCGTTGAATCCGGACCTCCCGGCGGATCTGGAAGCCATCATCCTCAAGTGCATGGAGAAGGACCGCTCCGCCCGCTACGACTCGGCGCGGGCCCTGGCCGAGGACCTGGATCGGTTCCTCAACGGCGAGCCCGTCCTGGCGCGGCCCACGGGGCTCTGGTACCGCCTGCGCAAGAAGGCCCGCAAGCACCGCGCCTTCGTGGCCATGGCCGCGGGGGCGCTCGCCCTGGTGCTGCTCGCCCTGGGTGGCGCCGGCCTGCGGCTGCGTCAGGCCGAGCGGCGCGCCGCCCTGGAGCTGCGCTCCACCGAGCTGGTGGCGGAGATCGACGCCCTGGCCGGCCGCCCCTACCTCCTCCCGCTGCACGACACGAGCGCCGACCGGGAGCGGATCCGCACGTGGATGCGCCAGCTGGACGCCGAGCTGCTCGAGACCGAGGACGCGGACAAGGGGCCCGTCCACTACGCGCTGGGGATGGGCCACCACGCCCTCGGGGACGAGGCGAAGGCCCTGGCGCAGCTGGAGTCCGCCTGGCAGCGGGGCTATCAGACGCCCCGGGTCGCCTTCGCGTTGGCCGAGGTGATGGGGCGCATGTACCAGGTGCTCCTCCTGGAGGTGGAGCGGAGCTATCAGCAGCAGCGCAAGAGGGAGGACCCCGGCGACACCTCCGCCGGGCAGCGGCGCGAGGCGCGCAAGAAGGACCTCGTGCGCCGCTACCGGGAGCCGGCGCGCGCCTACCTCGAGAAGAGCGAGGGCGCACCGGTCCCTCCTTCCTACGTGGCGGCGCTCGGCTCCTTCCTGGAGGATCGCCCCGATGACGCGCTGGTCCGCCTGGATACGCTGGGCGAGAAGGAGCTCGAGTTCTACGCGGCCCCCAGGTTGAGGGGGGACATCCTCCTGGCCCGGGCCCTTCAGCGCTGGAACCAGGGTGAGCCCGAGAAGGCCCGGGCGGATTTCGATGCCAGCCGTCAGGCGTACACCCGGGCCGCGGACATCGGCCGGAGCGACCCCGCCGTCCATCACGCGATGGCGCAGCTCGAGTCCTCCGTGATGGACACGGAGCTCTACGGGCAGGGGAATGTCGAGCCCTCGTTCGAGCGGGGCCTCCAGGCCGTGGCGCGCGTCCTCCAGTCCGCTCCCGACCACTACGAGGCCCGGGTGCTCCAAGCGCGCTTCCATCGCCGGCTCGCGGAGTTCCGAGCCACCCAGGGCAAGGACGTGGGGGAACCCGCACGCAACGCGCTGGAGGCCGCGCGGGCCGCCCAGAAGCTCGCGCCCGATCGGCCGGAGGCCTGGATGGAGATGGGCCGCGGCTACTGGCGGCTGGGCAGGGAGCGACAGTCGCACAACGAGGATCCGCGTGAGCAGCTCGGCAAGGCCGTGGAGTCCCTCGACAACATCGCCTCCAAGGACCAGTCCTATGAGTTCCACGTCCTGCGGGGCCTCATCTTCAAGACGTGGTCGGAGTACGAGGCGCAGAACGGGCGGGACTCGCTGCCCATGCTCGACAAGGCCATCGCGTCCTACCGGGGGGCCATCCAGATGGACGAGAGCCAGATGCTCGGCAGGCTCGATCTCATCAACGCGTACCTGCTGCGCGCCTCCCGTTCGAATGGCCCGGAGCCCGCCGGGGATCTGGAGCAGGCCCGGGTGGCGCTGGTGACGGCGCGGGCGCTCAATCCCCGCCACGTCGTGCTCCATGACTACGAGGGCAGGTACCACGTGCAGCTCGCCGGCAGCAGCAGGGCCCGGGGCGGGGATGCGCGGCCAGAGTGGGAGAAGGCCCTCGAGGTGTACCAGCGGGGGCTCGCCATCAACGCCGGGTCCGTGTCACTCCTCAACGGCAAGGGCGTGGTCCTGGTCGAGTTGGCGCAGGAGGCCTGGGAGCATGGGGAGGAGCCCGCACCGTGGCTCGAGCAGGCCCAGGCGACGTGTGAGGAGGCCATCCGTGTGGCCCCGCGGAAGTTCTCCGCGTACAACAACCTCGGCTGGGTGAATGCCCGGCGCGCCAGATACTCGGTCTTCCGTGGAGAGGATCCGGCTCCGGCCGTACGCGCGGCCGAGCGGGCCTACCTGCAGGCCATCGACTCGGCACCGGAGCACCCCCTCCCCCGGACGAATCTGGGCAAGGTGTTCCATACCCTGGCTGCCTTCGAGCTGGGGCAGGGGCGCGATCCCGGCAAGAGCCTGGCACGGGCCTCCGAGTCCTTCCTCCAGGCACTCCAACGCAACCCCCGGGATGCCGAGACCTTGCTGGGTCTCGCGGAGGTGCGCGCGACCCGGCTCCTCTGGATGGCGCGGCGGGGACAGGCCCGGGCCGAGGACTTCGAGCAGGTGGCGGCGGACTTCCAGAGCGCACTCGAGGCGGAGCCCGGGAATCAGGATGTGCGTCTGGCCTTCGGCCGCTTCTACCGGGAATGGGCTTCCTGGCGGAAGGAGACGGGACTCGAGCCCCTTCCGAGTCTGGAGCGGGGGCTCGCGCTGGCGGAGGGGTTGGTGAAGGAGCGCCCCCAATGGGCGGACGCGCTGCTGCTGCGCGCGAGCCTCGGGCTCATGCGGGCCGAGGTGACGGCGTCTTCCGAGCCGCGGTGGCTCGAGCAGGCCCGGAAGGATCTCGACGAGGCGCTGGCGGCCAATCACAACCTCGAGCGCGAGAGCCAGCGTCACCTCTCGCGCCTGCGGCAGCTCCTCGCCAGCCCGCGGTAG